The DNA window TTCCTCAAACTTTCTTCTCTCAACTCCTAGTACAATATCCGAAAACATCATTATAAATCTTCTATAGGAATCATAGGAAAATCTCATGTTACCAGTTAAATTTCCAAGACCTATAACTGTTTCATCATTTAGTCCGAGATTTAAAACTGTATCCATCATTCCGGGCATAGAGGCTCTAGCTCCTGATCTTACGGACAAAAGGAGGGGATTTTTTGGATCTCCAAACTTTTTACCTGTTCTTTTTTCAAGTAATTCAAGAGCTTTTTCGACTTCTTCTTTTAGCCCTTTAGGTAAAGTTTTCTTTTTAAAATAATAAACACAAGCTTCTGTTGAAATAGTAAAACCTGGTGGAACATTTATACCTATTCTTGTCATCTCATGAAGATTAGCCCCCTTTCCTCCCAAAAGATCCTTCATATACGCATTTCCCTCAGCTTCATTCTCCCCAAAAGAATATACGTACTTCTTCATCTTTGTTGATTATTTTTCTAGACTCTATGGGGAATAGAACCCGGATGAGTATATTTTTAACTTTTAAACGTTAATTTTAAAATGAAGTACTTAATAAATTCAAACTATTCTATAAATGAAGAGTACACTTTAGCTTTTTGAAATTAAAACACAGTCTTAAGACTAAAAATAAGTATTTTTATCCCTTAACTACTCCAATGGGTATTAATCTAGCAACTTTTTTTGATATTTGTGCTCTATGAACTACGTCTACTATTAAATCGAGATCTTTATATGCATCTGGTATTTCCTCTTCCATTGTATCTCTCGAAGCAACTCTTATTTTTACTCCAATCTTTAAGAGTTCTCCTTGAATATCTCTTCCTTTGGCGGCCTTTATAGCTGCTGCCCTCGAAAGAACTCTTCCTGCGCCATGGCAAGTAGAGCCGAAGGACTTTTCCATAGCCTTCTGTGTGCCAACAAGTATATATGAACCTGTTCCCATGCTTCCGGGGATCAAAACAGGTTGTCCTATATCTTTATAAACTTCTGGAATTTCGGGATGACCAGGAGGAAATGCTCTTGTAGCTCCCTTTCTATGAACCCAGACCCACCTTTCTTTTCCTTCAATTTTATGTTTTTCTCTCTTTGCGATATTGTGAGCTACATCGTATATCATATCTATACCTAATTCACTTGAACTTTTCCCCAGAACTTTTTCAAAGCTTTCTCTTACCCAATGAGTGATCATTTGTCTGTTACACCACGCAAAATTTGCAGCAGCATTCATGGCTTTAATATAGTCTTGAGCTTCCTTTGAGGAAATAGGTGCACATGCGAGTTGGTTATCTGGAACTACTATATTGTATTTTCTCATCGCATTCATCATTATTCTGATAAAATCATCGGCAATCTGATGTCCAAATCCTCTTGAGCCGCAATGTATCATAATACAGACCTGCCCCAAAAATAAGTTCATCTTTTTTGCAGCTTCTTCGTCAAATATCTTATCGACCACCTGTATTTCAAGAAAATGATTGCCCGAGCCAAGTGTACCAAGTTGTGGCATTCCTCTTTCTCTTGCCTTCTTAGATACAGGATCTGTTCCGGCATTCTCCAGTGAACCATAGGACTCTGTTCTTTTTAAATCCTCTTCTGTACCGAATCCTTTTTTAACAGCCCATTTTGCTCCTTGAATCATCACATCTTCTAAATCTCTCTCACTTACTTTTATTTTACCTTTTGATCCAACTCCTGATGGTACATTGTAAAATAGAGCATCTAAAAGCTTATCAAGATACTTCTCTATTTCCTCTCTTTTTAGGTTTGTTCTTAACACTCTTACTCCACAGTTTATATCATATCCTACACCACCAGGCGAGATTACNNNNNNNNNNNNNNNNNNNNNNNNNNNNNNNNNNNNNNNNNNNNNNNNNNNNNNNNNNNNNNNNNNNNNNNNNNNNNNNNNNNNNNNNNNNNNNNNNNNNNNNNNNNNNNNNNNNNNNNNNNNNNNNNNNNNNNNNNNNNNNNNNNNNNNNNNNNNNNNNNNNNNNNNNNNNNNNNNNNNNNNNNNNNNNNNNNNNNNNNNNNNNNNNNNNNNNNNNNNNNNNNNNNNNNNNNNNNNNNNNNNNNNNNNNNNNNNNNNNNNNNNNNNNNNNNNNNNNNNNNNNNNNNNNNNNNNNNNNNNNNNNNNNNNNNNNNNNNNNNNNNNNNNNNNNNNNNNNNAATTCTTTTTCAAGTTCTTTATGAGTAGGGAAAATTTTAATGTTAATTTTGTTTATTGATTTTACAGGTTTAAGCTCGGTAGAGGTGCCAGTTAAAAAGACACCGTCTGCTTCAAATAGATCCCAGATCATAACCTTACTTTCTACAACTCTGTATCCTTTAGTTTTTAAAAATTCAATAAATCTTTTCCTTGTAACACCGGGCAAAATTCCGTTTAAGGAGGGTGTAAAGAAAACTCTGTCTTTAACATAGAAAATATTTGTAGAGGAACCCTCTTTTACTGCTCCGTCT is part of the Candidatus Hydrothermales bacterium genome and encodes:
- a CDS encoding RtcB family protein, which encodes VISPGGVGYDINCGVRVLRTNLKREEIEKYLDKLLDALFYNVPSGVGSKGKIKVSERDLEDVMIQGAKWAVKKGFGTEEDLKRTESYGSLENAGTDPVSKKARERGMPQLGTLGSGNHFLEIQVVDKIFDEEAAKKMNLFLGQVCIMIHCGSRGFGHQIADDFIRIMMNAMRKYNIVVPDNQLACAPISSKEAQDYIKAMNAAANFAWCNRQMITHWVRESFEKVLGKSSSELGIDMIYDVAHNIAKREKHKIEGKERWVWVHRKGATRAFPPGHPEIPEVYKDIGQPVLIPGSMGTGSYILVGTQKAMEKSFGSTCHGAGRVLSRAAAIKAAKGRDIQGELLKIGVKIRVASRDTMEEEIPDAYKDLDLIVDVVHRAQISKKVARLIPIGVVKG